CCGGCGCTCGCGGATGCGGCTGGGCTGGAGCGATTCGCTGGAGGTGGTGGCCAACGGGCTGGACGCGGTGGTGAGGGAGGAAGGGTTCAACGGCGGGACGGACATCACACGGGCGCTGGTCGATGCCGCGCGGTATGTGCGATCGTCAGCGAGGCGCGATGCGAGGCGGGCGATCGTGATTCTGACGGACGATCAGACGGAGCGGGACCGGAACGAGCAACGGGTGCTGCGGGCGCTGGAAGATGCGGAGGCGGTGTTGAGCGCGCTGATCGCGCCGGATGCGCTGGGCACGGGGCGCGGGGGACGGCGGCCAGGCTGGGGCGACATCATCTTCGGCCCGCGTTATCCGGGCCGCTATCCGGGGCCGGTGCGCCCGCATACGCAATCGGCCGGGACGCCGGAGATCGCGCGGGAATCGGGCGGCGACAGCCTGCCGGTGGAGCACGCCTATGCGCTCCAGGAGACGCTGGAGAGCCTGAGGCACCGGTATTCGCTGTTCTTCTCCGTGCCCGAAGATGCGAAAGTGGGGCAGAGGCGGAGCATCTCCGTAGCGCTGTCGCGGGAGGCTTCCCGTCGGCATCCGGGCGCGCAGCTCAGGTACCGCTCGCAGTATGTGGTGCCAACAGACTGGACGCCGCCCCCGAAAGAGGAGATCAGCGCGGCGGGCGGCGCTGCAGCGCCTGTGCAGCCCGCGCCGGAAATTGAAGAGGAGCCGGAGGCGCCGCGCACGGACGGGTCCGCGCCGCAGTTGCGGCGGAGTCCGGGGGAAACGTACGGACCCCGGGGGCCTGATCCACGGCTGGGCGTGCCTGCGCCCAACGAGCCGGTCTCAGCGACAGGAAAGCCGAAACAGAGCACGGGAGGGTGGCGCGAGGCCACGGAGGCCGATCTCGAGCAGGCGAAGGCCGCGGCGGAGGCCAAGCCGAAGAAGAAGTGACGCACGGATGCGCCCGCGCCGCGTGGATTGATCAGCGGCGGCGAAGCGCAAGAACGGCGGACAGTCCGGCTGCCATCAGGACCAATGTGCCGGGTTCCGGGATCTCACTGCTGGCAGCCCGCTGCATCGAGATGGTGGCCTGGTAGGTCCATCCAGAACTGCCACCACCAGAAAAGCCGAAATCAGGCCAGCCCGTCACGGCGATGGTCCACAAGCCGCTGGTTGAGATCGCATAAGAGATGTACGGCATCAACGAGTACCAGTCGTCGTTGATCATAACCACGTTTCCCGATGGGTCAATGAGCGCCAGCATCGGGTCGCCGTAGCAGCAAACGTTCGCAGTAAGAGTATCCCCGGCGAGCACGGGAAAGCGGAAATAGTCTGCCGAGCTGTCGCCCACCCGCGAGCCGTTGATGATGATGGTCCCGTCGTGACTGGAAATCAGGTTCGCTGTGGCCCAGGTGTTATTCGGTTCCGACTCGTTGAAGATGACCGCAGCGTGGACGGTTCCCGGGGCGATGACCAAGGCAGCCAGGAGCAGGGCTCGAAAGATCATGAGGTCGTCTCCTCCAACAATAAAGGCAACTCATAGCCAGCCTAGTCCTTCTCTGGGCGAATGTCAAGCAAATCTACCTGAAACTCTTAAATTGATGACACGATGCGCGGGCGTGTTCACTGCGGAGAGGCGAGAAGAGGAGCGAGCCACCGGCCTGCGGGCCAATCTTCGCCACGCTCGACGAGGCGAACCCAGACTCGGGGGTATTCGGAAGCATCGGCGCGGCCTCCGCCCGGCGCGCGCGGGTCGGCGAGCCAGATGGGGCGGGGAGCGATGAGGTTGACGAGATCGGGCAGGTCGAAGTCCTGCAGGACGCCGGGGACGACGATCTCGGCTGTGCCCTCGTGAAGTCTGGCCTGGGTGACGGCGTACCAGCTCGTGATCAACTGTTCGGCGACAACGCCGGCGAGCTGTTCGTCAAGGGCGGCGGCGATCAGAACGGCAACGCCGCCCGCGCCGCGGCCGTACACGAAAATGCGTCTGGGATCGACCGCGGGATCGCTCTTGAGCTCCGCGGCAGCGCGCAGGACGGCCTCGACATGGCGGCCGAGGAGGCTGCGGCCATACAGCCACTCGCGGGCGGCAGCCTGATACGCGGCCGAGTATCCGATGCGTCCCTCTGGCAGCGCTCCAAGATCGGCCGGTCTGACCGCCCAGCCGGACTGGCGGAGATCGTCGAGATCCGCTTTCGGAACTCCCGCGGTGACGATCCCCGGTGCGCCGCCACTGCGCCCAAGGGCAGGCTGCGGAGGAAGAGTGATCTTGAGACGGGCGCTGACGAGGGCCTGCAATTCGTCCGGCCGGCGGATGGAAAGCGCGCGGCGGCGGGGATAGAGGTCAGCGGCGATGGCTCGATTCAGAGTGAAGACGGTCTCGCTGCCGATGGAATTGGCCAGATATCCGGTGGGCGTGACCCAAAGGCGGGACTCGGGTTCCGTGTCAAATTCCGGTTCCCGATAAGGCTCGTCCACGCCTCGCAGGTGCCTGTCAAAGAAGCGGACGGTGGCCTCGCGCAGGGGTTTTGACCAGCCATGGGTGTCATCGTGCTCGGCCATCTCGACCCGGCCAGGGGCGTCCATCTGCTGGTAGAACTCCGCGGCGGCGCGGAAGGTGGCGCGGGCGCCTTCGATGGGGAAAAAGTCCCGGATTGCGGAGGAAATCAGGAATGGTTTCGGCGCAAAAGCCCGGATGAAATCAGCGAAATCGAGCTGTGCGGCGAGAAATCCCGGCCAGACCTGCTCGGCGTCCTGCGGACCGGGGCCGTCCCACAGCTCTTTCCAACGGGTGATGTAGCAGGAGGAGACGGCGGCGGCGAGGCGGGGTTCGAAGACCGCGAGATAGGCCGCCTGCGTCCCCCCGCCGGAGTTGCCGGCGACGCCGATCCTTCGGGGATCGACTTCCGGGCGCGTGGTCAGGTAGTCGAAGGCGCGGATGCCGTCCCAGACGAAATAGCGGGCGATGGAGTGGCCGACGAGCAGGCACTGGAGACCGGCCATGATGTGCTCCTCGACTCCGCCCGGACGGAGGCGGGGGCGGAGCATCTCGGGATCGAAGTATTCGATGCGCTCGCCCTGCCCTGGCGGGTCGTACGCAAGAACCACATAGCCGCGGTGCACCAGCGAAATCCAGGCGCGCTGATACACCGCTGCCGCCTTGCCCGACGGGCTGTGGCCGGCCGTGCCGAGCACCGCGGGAAACGGTCCCGGCCTGCCCGCGGGCACATACAGATTGGCCGTCACATGAAAACCGGGCAGCGAATCGAACAGCAGCTTCTCCACCCGGTAGCCAGGCCGCTCCACCACACCGGTCACGCGCGCGTTGAGCGGCGTCCGCACCTCGGGCAGGCCGCCGATCAGTTCGAGCATCTTCGCGCGCAGTTCATCCGGCGATTGCAGAAGAAGGAAAGAGAGCAGGATATGGATCATGCTCGTCCAGTGTACGCAGTCGGATGCACCGCGTGCCGGAGTTGCGCCAGGCCGGACGCAGACAGCCGTCACCTCTTTTGATACGACCAGTAAACCTCATCCAGGCGCATACGAGCGGGGTAACACTCGTTGCACTCCCGTCCTTCTCTTCGGGACACCTCCTCCATCAGCTGAGAGGGAGTCATTTCCCGGTAGTGCTCAGGCACCTCGAACAGACTCTTGTCTGGCTCGCCTATCTCAACCCGTTCCACTCTGTACTCCGCCACGAGCTCCTCCCCGCCTTCCCGAATCACGGTGGTTGTTCCCTGCAAAGACAGACAGCTCAGAGACGGTGCAACCCACCGGACAAGACGCAGAGGCTCGTCCGCCATGTTCAGGTTATGGACCTGTCTGTAGACCGTGAATCCAAGCCTCGTCTCAACCGGGGCGTCCAGCGAAGTTCCGCAACGCTGAGGATCCGATTGCAAGGCCTGGATTTCCGAGACCGGCAACGGATAAGTCACCTTGGCCTCGGCGCGAGGCTCGATCACAATCCGCGCCTGCCGCCTGGGATCGATCAGAAGGCGATTGCCTACCGGCCGCCCATCGATTTGTTTGCGGACCGTCACCCGCGCGCCATCCCGGCGTACGGCGTGAATCATGACTTCTATGGAAATCGATCCATCTGCACGATGGCGCCAAACCCGCTCATGCGCCGTGAACTCGCCGTTCGCCGGGCTGCGTCCGCCGAAGATCATCAGAAGAGCGGCAGCGAAGAAAATAACCGTCACAAACCTTGCCATCTCAATGACCTCCTGAAGCCGCTGTTGACGGGCCGCTGGAAGAGCCTGAGTTTTCACGAGAGGGGAGCTGTGGCTCCTGGATTGCCCGTTCGTTTGACAGCGACAACGATGCGTGCTTCAGCATCCTGCTAATACTCTCCGGGGCACTGTGGGTATTCGCCTGGGCGAAAACAGCCCGGGATGAAACCGCACCAATCCGGATGGACGCAATACTGGATGTAACCCTCTTCACCTGTGGCGGGACAAAGGCAGAGATCGAGCTCGCATGCATCACCTCCCGCGCAGGTTGAGACACCTTCCACACACTCGTGGGCAATGAACCGCCCAAAATTGTTCCGGCTGCGATCACACGCAGCCCAGGAGAAAGACGCTGAGATACCCAGCCAGACTACCATCGCAGTCAGAACAACAGCGATGGCTTGTTTTCCCACTCCGACACCTACCTCCGTCACCCGTGGGCTTTGCCCGTGTTCTACTACCTTTCGAAGCGCCTTTGTCCTCATCGCGTCTCCCCCCTCAGCGCGAATGCAGCAACCTTCCCATCCGGCGCCGCCACATACAGCGTTCCCTGCCTGACAGCGAGGAAATAAGGGCCGAACCTGGCATCTGGAAAGACGGTGAGCGGAAACCGCAGCAACGCTGCCTGGCGACCGTCCGTGTCGCTTTGCACGACGGTCGCGCCGGTCTTGAGTGAATATGGGGACACCAGCGTGTAGATGTGGCCCTCCTCGTCCGCCGTGCTCGCCAATGCGGGTGCCGGATTGGCGAAATGTTTCGCCTCGGGCAAGTGCTGCTTGGCCTGCTCGGCAATCAAAGCATACGTCTGTTTCGCTCGGGCCAATTCCGGACAAGCCATTGTCACGCGCTCTGAGGTTCCGCGTTCAAGGGATCCCACGTACAACGTTGCGGAAGTCTTCGCCACGGCGCCGACTCTCTCCCCGGGCAACGGGAAGAAACTGACACCCGAAGGCAGGATCAGATGCTGTTGGAACTCTGCTTTGTCCGCGATCAGCGCAAGTCTTGGCGACCGTTCGCCCGCCCTCCAGACGGCGCCATCCGTTGTCATATAGAAGACATCGCCATGCCGGGTGAAAAAGGCGGCCACTCCACTCTCGGCGAGCGCTTTCGTCGAGGCGGCGCCGCCCTCCGCGATGGTTCGGAAGGCGGCGCGGCTGCCGGATGGAACTGAAGCGGCCCGATCCACCAGGGTGATCGTCGAGGCATCGTCGATGGACATGCCCGAGACGTGGTGCGAGAAGCCGAAGAGAATTTGTTTCCCGGCAAGGACTCCACTGCCAGAAATTCTGAGGACGCGAGGCGGCGTGGAGCGATTCTCCGGGGATACCGCCAAAACAGCGAGCCCTCCATCAGCCAGTGGTGATATCGCCTTCACCTGGATGGTCTCGCCGCTCAGCCTCGCCAGATCTGCCGCAAATCTCAGCGCGAGCTGATCGCCGAAAGCCGGAAGACTCGCGGGAACCAACAAACAGCACGCAGTTGCCAACAAAGCCGCAGAGCACCTGCTTCGCAGCGAAATCGATGTGAACGTCATCGCTCCCTCCTGCTGACCAGGATTTCAGCCATACGAGCTGCGAGAGTGGCTTGGGATTGCGTTGCTTCCTACAGGAAATGATACTCCCCCCCCGATGTGTCAAGGCCCAAATGGAGGCATGGCAGGCTGGCGCCCGGCATGAGCAGTTGAGGGCGCACGAAAGAGGCGTCCGCGCCTTCCGGTTTTCGGGTGCGCTCGGGGCTAGAGGTTCTCGTCGAGTCTGGCCGCCAGTTCCTGGAAGTAGGGATGGCGGGCTTCGGCTTTCAGTTTCGTGATGAACGCTTCGGCCCAGCGGAGGTGATCGTTTTCGAACTGCTCAAGCACGCCGGCCGGTTCGCCATCGGCGAGGAGTTTGGCGTAGAAAAGCAGGAGCAGGCCGAGGTGGTCGGCAGGCTCGTTCTTCGCCGAGGGCTCGAAGCCGTAGCGGCGGTACCAGGCGAGCGCGCGGTGGTGCGCCTCGCCGAACAGCTGGGGCGGCTTGCCCTCCTCCTTCTCGTAGACCGACTGCCACAGAGGACAGGGGGAGCCGAGCGGATTGAAGAAGAGCCGGTAGTATTCGATGGCCGCGTCCTGTTCCTCAGGCGGTTTCAGGAGCGCCTGGCCCAGCTCGGCGTAGAGCTGGGCCAGGTTCTCGCGCATTTCGCTCATAAGGGTTCAATACTACAGACGGCATCCATGATGCAGGAAGAGCCGCCGTAGTTGCCCGCTTTGATGAAGTCGTCGATGGAGGGGTTGGCGATGAGGTCTCCGTCGCGGACGCCCTTGCCGCCGGCCTTGCTGAGGGCGCGGGACGCGTGGCCGAAACCGTGGGCGACCATGACGACGTCGGGCGGGACGGTCTCGCTCAGGTGCGCGGGCAGCTCGATCTGGCCGGCGCGGGAGCGGACGAGGACCTTCTGTCCCTCGCTGATGCCGTGCTTCTTCGCCATCGCCGGATTGATGATGGCGTGGTTGGTTGGCATGATCTCGTTCAGGATGGCCATGTTCTGCGTGGTGTTGCGCTTGTGGATGGCCGGAATGAAGGTCATGTAGTAGTAGGGATAGTGCTCGTTGGGTTCATCGCGTTTGGGAACCCACTTCGGCAGCGGGTCGGCACCGCGGGCCGGGAATTGAGGGACATAAATCTGGCATTTGCCTTCAGCGCCGCTCACGCTGACGAAGCTGGTGCGCGGCGTGAAAGGAGCGGGCCGTTCGACGATGCCTTTGGCGCGGAAGTCGGCGAAGTTTTCGCCAAGCCCGGCTCGGCGGACTTTCTCGTCGAGCAGGGTGGCGGGGCTGATCCAGCTGCCGTCGGGGGTCTTGAAATAATCCGGGCAGAGCCGCTTGCCGAGCTCGATGGCGACCCAGCCGATGGAACGGGTCTCGAACGGCGGCGGCGAGATGGCGGCGCGGGCGACCGTCTGCGGATACTTCGCGTTGTAGTCGCGGGCGACAGCGTCATTGACTTCCAGGTACATCGTGGAAGGCAGGACGATGTCGGCCATGCTGACCGTGTCGGTGGGGATGAAATCCATGACGACCGTGAAGTCGACGGTCTTCATGGCTTCCTCCATGGTCTTCGGGTTCGGGAACGCCAGGATCGTATAGGCGTTCCAGAAGGCGAACTTGATCATGCCCGGGTACTTGTTCAGCATCCCGTCGGCAAGGGTGGAGAACAGGCCGGCATCGACTTCCTGAACCAGAGGCAGCTTGTCGCGGCCGTCGACGCGGCGGCCGGCCTTGGGCGGATAGGCGGGCGGAGGATACACGGCATCCACGCCGGGGATGCTGTGCGTGCGCGGGAAGTAGCGTCCGCCCGGGCGGTCGATGGTGCCGGCAAGAATGTTGAGAATCGAAATGGCGTGCACGAGTTGCGTGCCGTTCATGTAGTTGGCGCAGAGGGTCTTCTTGTGAGCCGGAGCGATGGCCGGGCCGCTGGAGGCGAACTCGCGGGCGATGCGGCGGATGTCGGCGGCCTTGACGCCGCTGATCGTCTCGGCCCATTCCGGCGTGTATTGGGCGAAATGGGCCCGGATCTCCGACTCGTACTTGCCGAAGTTCGTGTAGTTGTCGACGAATTCCCTGTTGTAAATGTTCTCGCTGATGATCACCTGGATCATGGCGAGGGCAATGGCGAGGTCGGAGCCCGGCTTGACCGGAATCCACTCGTTGGCGAAGCGGCTGGTGGCCGTGTAATTGGGCGAGAAGTGGACGACCTTGGCGCCTCTCTTGCGCGCTTCGACGATGCCGCTGGCATAAATGATCTTGGCCTTGGCGACGATGTCCCAGCCGAACAGCAGGATGTATTTCGAGTTCTCGAAGTCGTTGCACCAGGTCTTGCCGCCGGTGGTGTACCGCTGGATGATCATGTCGGTCAGGAAACACTCGTCGCGGTGATCGACGCGGTTGACGACGCCCATGGCGTTCATGAAGCGGAGCCAGAGGTCGGGCGAGGGCAGGGTGACGAACAGCAGGGCCTCGCGGCCGTAGTTGTCGACGGTCTGCTTCATGCGGAACGCGATCTCGTCCAGCGCTTCCTGCCAGGAGATGCGCACCCAGCCCGGATCTTCGTGGAATCCCTTCTTCGGGTTGGTGCGCTTCATGGGGTATTTCAGGCGGTCCGGGTCGTACAGGTAATTCACGCTGGCGGCGCCTTTGCCGCACAGGTGCCCGAGGCCGTGGGCGTCGCCCGGGAGGCCTTCGATGAAGCGTACGACTCCGTCCTGGATAGTGGCCTGAAGCCCGCAGGCCGGCGAGCAGATGCCGCAGCAGGAAGTAGCCCGGGTCACGGCCGGCGCGGAGGCCGAGGCCGGCTGGAAATAGTCCTGGAAATCCGCCAGAGCAGCCGGCGCAGCGGCCAGCCCGGCGCCCGTCGTTTTCAACCAATCTCTTCTCGTGAATGCCATGGCTGCCTCCTTATCTGGTCACTGGAAATCCTTCTTTGATGAAACGGATTCTGGGCCGCGTCTGCCGCGGCGGCGCGAAGTTCTCCGTCGTCTCCGAGCCCTTGTTCTGAATCTCGTCCCAGGGGCCGTACTGCAGCGCCCCGGTGGGGCAGAGGGTCACGCAGGCCGGATCGAGACCCTGCTCCTGCCGGTCGATGCAGAACGTGCACTTCGACATTTTCCGGGTCCGCAAGTTGAACTGCGGCGCCCCGTACGGACAGAACATGGCGCACTGCTGGCAGCCCACGCATTTGTCCTGGTCGATCTGAACCGTGCCGTCCTCCGCACGGCGCCAAATCGCTTTCACCGGGCATACCTTCATGCACCAGGCGTTTTCGCAGTGGTGGCACGATCCGGTCAGCGCCTGCTGCCGGACCTGCGGGTACACGCCCGTCTCCCGCACCCGAACCTGCCGCCAGCGAACTCCCACACCCGTCTCCAGTTGGTTCCAGGTTTTGCAGGCCGATTCGCACGCCCTGCATTCGATGCAGAGTTTCTCGTCAATTAGCCAGCCATACGTGCCCATAGGAATGACTCCCGTCGATACAGATTGAGCCGTCTTGCGATCTAGCAATTTGCTGGCCGAATCTGAGTTGCCGATCTGAAGAGCTGAAATTGTTGAGGGACTCTACAGCGCCCGTCTACAACGGCGCCAGCTATGCAGATATTGCGCACAGAGTGAGCGTGACGGCCCCGTGCGCAAGAATTTCAGTGGGTGTAGTTCCTCACCCGCTAGATGGTCATGGCCAGGAATCCCCCGTCGACGCGGAGGATGGAACCAGTGACGAAACTGGAGGCTTTGTCGGATGCAAGGAAGAGAACGGCGCCGACCAGCTCGCGGGGATCGCCGAAACGGCCCATGGGCGTATGGCGCATGATGTCGGCCACCCTCTCTTCGGTCAGGAGCTTGCGGTTCTGCTCGGCGGGGAAGAAGCCGGGCACGATGGCATTGACCCGGACGCCTTTCTGCGCCCATTCGCGGGCGAGGAACTGGGTGATCTGGTTGACGCCGGCCTTGGCGATCGAGTACGTGAACACTTTGGACAGGGGCGGACCGGATGAGGCGGAACTGATGTTGATGATGGAGCCGCCGCGCCCCGGCTGGGTCATCCAGGCTCCGAAGACCTGGCAGGCGAGGAACACGCTCTTGAGATCGACATCCAGGATGCGCTGCCACTCTTCTTCGGTGATTTCGAAGAAAGGGGTGCCGCTGTTGATCCCGGCGGCATTGATCAGGACCTCGACGTGGCCGAATTCGCCCAGAATCCGGTCCAGCGCCGCCTGGAGGTCGGACTTCTGCGTTGCATCCACGCGGACGGCCAGCGCGCGCCTTCCCATCGCTTCGATCCTAGCGGCTTTCTGCTGCGCCGCCGCCTCATTGAAATCCAGGATGGCCACGTCCGCGCCGGCCGCGGCCAGCCCGAGCGCCATCTCTCCGGCCAGCACGCCGCCCCCGCCGATGACCGCCGCCGCCCTGCCGCTGAGATCGAACAGGTCGTGCATGATTGTCTCCTTGGCTGATTCAGACACCGCGCTCTTCTATATATCACTTCCCTGTGCCGGTTGCAGGAGAGGGCAAACACGAACATGAAACGTGGATTCGTTTTTTACTGAACAAGGATTGACCCGCCGGGAAAGCCGTGATTAAATCGTGTAGCACGCGGCGGCCCATGCGCCGCCGCGCAGACAGGAGGTCTTTATAGTCATGATGAAGAGACTCGCCGCGGGAATCGGCTTAGCCCTTCTGGTTCCCGTTTGGCTGGCGGCCCAGGAGTCGCGCGGCGCCATCACGGGCCGTGTGACAGACCCGCAGGGGGCCGTCATTCCCAACGCACAGGTGGTCGTCACCAACACGCAGACGAATGAAACCCGCCGTACGGTGACGAATGAGACCGGCTACTACGAGGTCAACTTTCTGGAGCCGTCCACGTACTCGGTCAGCGTCGAGGCGCCGGGCTTTAAACGGCTGGTGCGGTCTGGCATCACCGTCAATGTCGGCGCGCGCCTGGAGATCAACAATTTCGCTGGAGATCGGAGCCGTGGCCGAGACGGTTCAGGTGACAGCCGAAGCGCCGCTGCTGGAGACCACGACGGCCAGCGGCGGCCGGGTGCTCGACCAGCAGCAGCTCATTAACCTGCCCTTTTCCGACCTGAACCCGTTCGCGCTGTCGGCTCTGGCGCCGGGCATGCAGTGGACCGGACAACCGGAGTACCGCCGCCCGTTCGATAATGCAGGCACGTCGGCGTTCAACACCATGGGCGGCGTCGGGCAGAACGAATACACGATCGACGGCATGACGGTCGTCGGCTCCGGCCGCCGGGTCGGCTTCGTTCCTCCCGCCGACTCGATCACGGAGTTCAAGCTCGAAACGGCGAACTTCGACGCCAGCCAGGGCTTCACCTCGGGCGCGGCGATCAATGTCAGCTCCCGCTCGGGCACGAACGCGCTGCACGGCTCCGTGTTCAACCAGCACTGGCAGCAGCGGTGGAACGCCACCCCGTTCTTCCAGCGCGAATCCTACGACGCCCGCGTCCGCGCCGGCCTGATCGATCCCAAGACGACGCCAAAGCAGGCGACCGGCCGGTCGAACAACTACGGACTGTCGGCTTCCGGGCCTGTCTGGATTCCCAAGATCATCAACGGCAAGGACAAGCTGTTCTGGAGCTTCACCTGGAACGGCATCCGGCAGTCGAAGGCGGAAACCACCAGCTCCACGGACATCACCGTGCCGACGATGGACATGAGGCAGGGCGACTTTTCGTACTTCCTGACGGTGCCTAACGGCCCGCGCCTGTATACGATCTACGATCCGCGTTCGGCGCGCCTGGACGGCAACACGGTGGTGCGTACGCCGTTCCCCGGCAACCGGGGCGTGCCGGTCCTGAACCCGACGTACAACTATTACGTCAAGCTTTTCCCGACGCCGAACAACGTGCCCGGCAAAGTGACGCCGGAGATGTTCAACAACTATTACGCCTTCGCCATGCCGAAGGACGAGAAGTTCAACTCGATCGTCAACCGCTACGACTGGGTGATCAACCAGGAGATGCGGTTCAACTTCCGGTGGCAGTGGAACGACCGCCTCGCCGACGAGTATGACTGGACGTACGAGACGGTGCGCGGGCTGCACTCGAACGGACTGACGCGCATCAACAAGGGCGGCAACATCGGCTATCTGTGGACGATCAACGCCAACAACATTCTCGATACGAATTTCGGGATCTCGCGCTGGGAGGAAGGTAGCCGCAACGTGACGCGGACGCGGATCAAGGCCGCCGACGTGGGCCTGCCTGCCTACATCGACCAGCGCGCCGACCGCTTCACACAGCTGCCCCGCATCGACTTCAACAACATCACCGACA
This DNA window, taken from Bryobacteraceae bacterium, encodes the following:
- a CDS encoding xylan esterase, with product MIHILLSFLLLQSPDELRAKMLELIGGLPEVRTPLNARVTGVVERPGYRVEKLLFDSLPGFHVTANLYVPAGRPGPFPAVLGTAGHSPSGKAAAVYQRAWISLVHRGYVVLAYDPPGQGERIEYFDPEMLRPRLRPGGVEEHIMAGLQCLLVGHSIARYFVWDGIRAFDYLTTRPEVDPRRIGVAGNSGGGTQAAYLAVFEPRLAAAVSSCYITRWKELWDGPGPQDAEQVWPGFLAAQLDFADFIRAFAPKPFLISSAIRDFFPIEGARATFRAAAEFYQQMDAPGRVEMAEHDDTHGWSKPLREATVRFFDRHLRGVDEPYREPEFDTEPESRLWVTPTGYLANSIGSETVFTLNRAIAADLYPRRRALSIRRPDELQALVSARLKITLPPQPALGRSGGAPGIVTAGVPKADLDDLRQSGWAVRPADLGALPEGRIGYSAAYQAAAREWLYGRSLLGRHVEAVLRAAAELKSDPAVDPRRIFVYGRGAGGVAVLIAAALDEQLAGVVAEQLITSWYAVTQARLHEGTAEIVVPGVLQDFDLPDLVNLIAPRPIWLADPRAPGGGRADASEYPRVWVRLVERGEDWPAGRWLAPLLASPQ
- a CDS encoding formate dehydrogenase, coding for MAFTRRDWLKTTGAGLAAAPAALADFQDYFQPASASAPAVTRATSCCGICSPACGLQATIQDGVVRFIEGLPGDAHGLGHLCGKGAASVNYLYDPDRLKYPMKRTNPKKGFHEDPGWVRISWQEALDEIAFRMKQTVDNYGREALLFVTLPSPDLWLRFMNAMGVVNRVDHRDECFLTDMIIQRYTTGGKTWCNDFENSKYILLFGWDIVAKAKIIYASGIVEARKRGAKVVHFSPNYTATSRFANEWIPVKPGSDLAIALAMIQVIISENIYNREFVDNYTNFGKYESEIRAHFAQYTPEWAETISGVKAADIRRIAREFASSGPAIAPAHKKTLCANYMNGTQLVHAISILNILAGTIDRPGGRYFPRTHSIPGVDAVYPPPAYPPKAGRRVDGRDKLPLVQEVDAGLFSTLADGMLNKYPGMIKFAFWNAYTILAFPNPKTMEEAMKTVDFTVVMDFIPTDTVSMADIVLPSTMYLEVNDAVARDYNAKYPQTVARAAISPPPFETRSIGWVAIELGKRLCPDYFKTPDGSWISPATLLDEKVRRAGLGENFADFRAKGIVERPAPFTPRTSFVSVSGAEGKCQIYVPQFPARGADPLPKWVPKRDEPNEHYPYYYMTFIPAIHKRNTTQNMAILNEIMPTNHAIINPAMAKKHGISEGQKVLVRSRAGQIELPAHLSETVPPDVVMVAHGFGHASRALSKAGGKGVRDGDLIANPSIDDFIKAGNYGGSSCIMDAVCSIEPL
- a CDS encoding oxidoreductase, whose translation is MGTYGWLIDEKLCIECRACESACKTWNQLETGVGVRWRQVRVRETGVYPQVRQQALTGSCHHCENAWCMKVCPVKAIWRRAEDGTVQIDQDKCVGCQQCAMFCPYGAPQFNLRTRKMSKCTFCIDRQEQGLDPACVTLCPTGALQYGPWDEIQNKGSETTENFAPPRQTRPRIRFIKEGFPVTR
- a CDS encoding D-mannonate oxidoreductase, which gives rise to MHDLFDLSGRAAAVIGGGGVLAGEMALGLAAAGADVAILDFNEAAAQQKAARIEAMGRRALAVRVDATQKSDLQAALDRILGEFGHVEVLINAAGINSGTPFFEITEEEWQRILDVDLKSVFLACQVFGAWMTQPGRGGSIINISSASSGPPLSKVFTYSIAKAGVNQITQFLAREWAQKGVRVNAIVPGFFPAEQNRKLLTEERVADIMRHTPMGRFGDPRELVGAVLFLASDKASSFVTGSILRVDGGFLAMTI